The following proteins are encoded in a genomic region of Papaver somniferum cultivar HN1 unplaced genomic scaffold, ASM357369v1 unplaced-scaffold_10, whole genome shotgun sequence:
- the LOC113326116 gene encoding F-box/kelch-repeat protein At3g23880-like, translated as MLIPYISHDILSDILIRLPVKSIARFRCVNNEWHILLKSSKFLKTQYQHAVEIGKFSLILRSYSNIDTLSYDPLSFTCEESSHVICPTESLEMGIEFLGCCNGLALLRHISKSQSCVLMLWNPCTNECKRVPNPPGASKDQDRIYVEYGFGYDYQIQDFKVVRLAESLEKSWCKVHVYTLKLNSWRGIDGVEMDDFDDAGMFDMARLPVNGSLHWIVYAEGSEFKNDHFILCFDIEKEEFDKRPLPILEVDAEPFLCVLGESLTLSSYDSEVVSVWELKDNGVKKSWAKFVTIELEKHFGVVNNFIPVQSLKNGKILLGLDLDDNCLHMVIYDPNQDTILDIHEDSMASSRSVAVYVESLISLETGSYLGPAQWETSHKEDEDDSKEDDEEEEEEDGDDGTEDGESLGDEEEDTESKEKINKST; from the exons ATGTTAATTCCTTACATAAGTCATGAT ATCTTATCGGACATCCTGATTCGGTTGCCTGTAAAGTCAATTGCACGATTCAGGTGTGTAAACAATGAGTGGCACATTTTATTGAAAAGCTCTAAATTTCTTAAAACACAATACCAGCATGCTGTTGAAATTGGCAAATTTAGTCTCATACTTCGCAGTTATAGCAATATAGATACCTTAAGTTATGATCCATTATCATTTACATGTGAGGAATCTAGTCATGTCATTTGCCCAACTGAATCTCTCGAGATGGGAATTGAGTTTCTTGGATGTTGTAATGGCTTAGCTTTGTTAAGGCATATTAGTAAGTCCCAGTCATGTGTTCTTATGCTGTGGAACCCATGTACCAATGAATGTAAGAGAGTACCAAACCCACCTGGTGCATCAAAAGATCAAGACAGGATTTATGTGGAATATGGATTTGGCTATGATTACCAAATTCAAGATTTTAAAGTGGTACGTCTGGCGGAGTCTCTTGAGAAAAGTTGGTGTAAGGTTCATGTCTATACCCTTAAATTAAATTCATGGAGAGGAATTGATGGCGTCGAGATGGATGACTTTGATGATGCAGGAATGTTTGATATGGCTCGCTTGCCTGTAAATGGGTCTCTTCATTGGATAGTATATGCAGAAGGAAGTGAATTCAAAAATGACCATTTTATTCTTTGTTTTGATATTGAGAAAGAGGAGTTCGATAAGAGGCCACTGCCTATCCTTGAAGTAGATGCCGAACCATTTTTGTGCGTCTTGGGAGAGTCACTTACCTTATCGTCTTATGATTCTGAGGTTGTAAGTGTGTGGGAGTTGAAGGACAATGGTGTGAAGAAATCATGGGCCAAATTCGTCACCATTGAGCTAGAAAAACATTTTGGGGTAGTTAACAATTTTATACCCGTGCAGTCGTTAAAGAATGGGAAAATTTTGTTGGGGTTAGACCTGGATGATAATTGTTTGCATATGGTTATATATGACCCAAACCAGGACACCATTCTGGATATCCATGAGGATTCAATGGCTTCCTCTCGCAGTGTAGCTGTCTATGTGGAGAGCCTAATTTCGCTGGAAACAGGTTCTTATCTTGGGCCAGCACAATGGGAAACTTCACACAAAGAGGACGAGGACGACtctaaagaagatgatgaagaggaggaggaggaggatggtgatgatggtaCTGAAGACGGTGAGAGTCTtggtgacgaagaagaagatactGAGAGCAAAGAGAAGATAAACAAGTCAACGTGA
- the LOC113326117 gene encoding mannosyl-oligosaccharide glucosidase GCS1-like yields the protein MGMAMVGDWAVRFNARVDNVGREKLDMRDSSLLAYGSGEDTGGWELHIDPTDDLEIHYSGFRTLHSHNLAEVVQNAYGSHATQVGLLQPDASANSPNTLAFQISAKFPVRADIGFVSETGLQSSRAAERVKNITGKQLSNTLIEKQKQFDEKFNRFFNLTDKVSCGAVTVGRW from the exons ATGGGAATGGCTATGGTGGGGGACTGGGCAGTTCGTTTTAATGCACGTGTTGACAA CGTTGGCAGAGAAAAATTGGATATGCGTGATTCATCTCTTTTGGCATATGGATCAGGCGAGGATACTGGTGGTTGGGAACTGCATATTGATCCAACA GATGACTTGGAAATCCACTATTCTGGTTTTAGAACTCTTCATTCTCACAATTTAGCTGAAGTTGTCCAGAATGCTTATGGATCCCAT GCAACACAGGTGGGTCTACTGCAGCCAGACGCATCTGCAAACTCTCCTAATACTTTGGCGTTTCAG ATTTCTGCAAAATTTCCTGTCAGAGCAGATATTGGTTTTGTTTCTGAGACTGGCTTACAAAGTTCGAGAGCTGCAGAACGTGTGAAGAATATCACAG GGAAGCAACTGAGTAATACACTGATTGAGAAACAGAAACAGTTTGATGAAAAGTTTAACAGGTTCTTCAATCTTACAGACAAG GTCAGTTGCGGAGCAGTGACTGTGGGTAGGTGGTAA